A genome region from Perca fluviatilis chromosome 20, GENO_Pfluv_1.0, whole genome shotgun sequence includes the following:
- the LOC120549683 gene encoding interferon alpha-inducible protein 27-like protein 2A isoform X2: MKPNRPPTPPPRVYKTQFKTHQDGYAIQQDMGLLTFVALGGGAVAGVVGAPFVLGAIGFTSAGIAAGSYAASMMSAAAVANGGGVAAGSLVAICQAAGAAGLSGTATAAVAGAGAATAAAVAEWLNI, translated from the exons ATGAAACCTAaccgcccccccacccccccacccagaGTGTATAAAACCCAGTTCAAGACTCATCAGGACGGGTACGCTATACAGCAAGACATGGGACTAT TAACGTTCGTTGCTCTAGGAGGAGGAGCAG TAGCTGGTGTTGTCGGGGCTCCTTTTGTTCTGGGAGCCATAGGTTTCACCTCAGCTGGAATAGCAGCAGGCTCCTATGCTGCCAGCATGATGTCGGCTGCTGCGGTCGCTAACGGAGGAGGAGTGGCAGCAGGAAGTCTGGTGGCTATTTGTCAGGCAGCAG GTGCAGCTGGTCTGTCAGGAACTGCCACTGCAGCTGTGGCTGGAGCTGGAGCAGCAACAGCTGCAGCAGTAGCGGAATGGCTAAATATCTAA
- the LOC120549683 gene encoding interferon alpha-inducible protein 27-like protein 2A isoform X1, whose amino-acid sequence MKPNRPPTPPPRVYKTQFKTHQDGYAIQQDMGLLTFVALGGGAVAGVVGAPFVLGAIGFTSAGIAAGSYAASMMSAAAVANGGGVAAGSLVAICQAAAATGLSGAATAAAAGAGAAGVGGTVLGLAALI is encoded by the exons ATGAAACCTAaccgcccccccacccccccacccagaGTGTATAAAACCCAGTTCAAGACTCATCAGGACGGGTACGCTATACAGCAAGACATGGGACTAT TAACGTTCGTTGCTCTAGGAGGAGGAGCAG TAGCTGGTGTTGTCGGGGCTCCTTTTGTTCTGGGAGCCATAGGTTTCACCTCAGCTGGAATAGCAGCAGGCTCCTATGCTGCCAGCATGATGTCGGCTGCTGCGGTCGCTAACGGAGGAGGAGTGGCAGCAGGAAGTCTGGTGGCTATTTGTCAGGCAGCAG CTGCAACTGGTCTGTCAGGAGCTGCCACTGCAGCTGCGGCTGGCGCTGGAGCAGCTGGTGTTGGAGGAACAGTGCTAGGCCTCGCTGCACTCATCTGA